In uncultured Fibrobacter sp., the following are encoded in one genomic region:
- the uvrC gene encoding excinuclease ABC subunit UvrC, whose amino-acid sequence MISVNEHIQRRLTELPDRPGVYIMKNAQGKIIYIGKAKVLKNRVRSYFDGSEHNGHRAATLMLPYIRDIEWIITESEQEALILEANLIRKHTPKYNVLLKDDKHFPYLAFSVKEPFPRLSLSRSVKKDGRQYYGPYMSSRYIDKLIDIAARLFKIRECSMELPAKHPVRPCLNYHIGRCSAPCAGLITQEEYAKDVANARLMLEGKRDDLIDLWQREMEEASERLDFETAMKKRDAIQALQASGTHQKTDTSDPNLSLDVVTLRRNGDMAAAVILEYRKGVLMGRRHYRLECKLEDDETEIFRQMVLPWYMEAPLIPAEIATDIVLPDDRKELEAALSKQAGRKVTFSTPQRGEKLGFLKLAGANADMILVEMRAEVQKYSEIDQSVFELQKVLGLKKTPFRIECVDISHLSGTNTVASLVAFKNGRPDKANYRKFIIKTVEGVDDFASMREVMTRRIRRLENEGVPMPDLWVCDGGKGQVDATMQILKELGHDQDLPLIGLAKRLEEIVFPDDRKSIVLHRTSPALKLLQNARDEAHRFAITYQRSKRKKDLEVEWLKMPGVGHETRVKILSKYRSAEAFMAAPIEDIEILLGKVRGNNLRDQVAKYVTEFITPDTEG is encoded by the coding sequence ATGATTTCTGTAAATGAACATATACAGCGGCGACTGACGGAATTGCCGGACCGACCGGGCGTTTACATCATGAAGAACGCCCAAGGGAAAATCATTTACATCGGCAAGGCTAAAGTTCTAAAGAACCGCGTGCGTAGCTACTTCGACGGCTCCGAGCACAACGGCCACCGCGCGGCAACGCTCATGCTCCCCTACATTCGGGACATCGAATGGATCATTACCGAAAGCGAGCAAGAGGCGCTGATTCTAGAAGCGAACCTGATTCGCAAGCACACGCCCAAGTACAACGTGCTCCTGAAAGACGACAAGCACTTTCCGTACCTGGCGTTTTCGGTCAAGGAACCGTTCCCGCGGCTATCGCTTTCGCGATCCGTCAAGAAGGACGGCCGCCAGTATTACGGTCCGTACATGAGTTCGCGCTATATCGACAAGCTCATCGACATTGCGGCAAGGTTGTTCAAGATTCGCGAATGTTCCATGGAACTGCCGGCCAAGCACCCCGTGCGCCCCTGCCTCAACTACCACATCGGGCGCTGCAGTGCGCCGTGTGCGGGGCTCATTACGCAAGAGGAATACGCCAAGGATGTTGCAAACGCAAGGCTCATGCTCGAAGGCAAACGCGACGACCTGATTGACCTTTGGCAGCGCGAAATGGAAGAAGCGAGCGAACGGCTCGACTTCGAAACCGCCATGAAAAAGCGCGACGCCATTCAGGCGCTGCAGGCATCTGGCACACACCAGAAGACCGACACCAGCGACCCGAACTTGTCACTCGACGTGGTGACACTCCGCCGTAACGGCGACATGGCCGCGGCCGTGATTTTGGAATACCGCAAGGGAGTACTCATGGGGCGCAGGCATTACCGGCTGGAATGCAAACTCGAAGACGACGAAACCGAAATATTTAGGCAGATGGTGCTCCCGTGGTACATGGAGGCGCCCCTGATCCCTGCCGAAATCGCAACCGACATTGTGCTGCCGGATGACCGCAAGGAACTTGAAGCGGCACTCAGCAAACAGGCAGGGAGAAAGGTCACTTTCAGCACGCCCCAGCGCGGCGAAAAACTCGGGTTCTTAAAACTTGCAGGCGCCAATGCCGACATGATTCTTGTGGAAATGCGCGCCGAAGTGCAGAAGTACAGCGAAATCGACCAGAGCGTATTTGAACTGCAGAAAGTCCTCGGGCTTAAAAAGACGCCGTTCCGCATCGAGTGCGTGGATATTTCTCACCTTTCGGGCACGAACACGGTGGCAAGCCTTGTGGCCTTCAAGAACGGGCGCCCCGATAAAGCCAACTACCGCAAGTTTATCATCAAGACCGTCGAAGGCGTCGATGACTTCGCCAGCATGCGCGAAGTGATGACCCGCCGCATTCGCAGGCTCGAAAACGAGGGCGTGCCCATGCCCGACTTGTGGGTATGCGACGGCGGTAAAGGCCAGGTAGACGCCACCATGCAGATTCTGAAGGAGCTCGGCCACGATCAGGATTTACCGCTCATCGGCCTCGCCAAGCGCCTCGAAGAGATCGTGTTCCCCGACGACCGCAAGAGCATCGTCCTGCACCGCACCAGCCCGGCACTAAAGCTTTTGCAGAACGCCCGCGACGAGGCGCACCGATTCGCCATTACCTACCAGCGCAGCAAGCGCAAAAAAGACCTGGAAGTCGAATGGCTCAAGATGCCAGGCGTGGGTCACGAGACCCGCGTCAAGATTTTGAGCAAGTACAGGAGCGCCGAAGCGTTCATGGCAGCCCCCATCGAAGACATCGAAATCCTGCTAGGCAAGGTCCGCGGCAACAACTTGCGCGACCAAGTCGCAAAGTACGTCACGGAATTTATCACTCCCGACACAGAAGGCTGA